A single genomic interval of Bos taurus isolate L1 Dominette 01449 registration number 42190680 breed Hereford chromosome 6, ARS-UCD2.0, whole genome shotgun sequence harbors:
- the FGFBP1 gene encoding fibroblast growth factor-binding protein 1 precursor translates to MRTHGLTLLSLLLLAVPMLLVEAKKEGRNRRGSKASADESLALGKPGKEPRSQPTNYPIKGKFVTPDHADCRWAVTKQEEGIVLKVECTQRDNTFSCFFTGNPTSCLELHKNNAYWKQIGRNLRSQKVICGDAKSVLKTRVCRKKFPESNLKLVNSTLIRIKKPSQELMEPSPMDTVEVTTSSSPEKTQTMATKDPQCEEEDLKNQRKAALEYCGETWGSLCNFFLSMVQGSSC, encoded by the coding sequence ATGAGGACCCACGGCCTCACCctgctctccctcctcctcctggctgTTCCGATGCTCTTGGTGGAGgccaaaaaggaaggaaggaatagaCGTGGCAGCAAAGCCAGCGCAGATGAATCGCTTGCTCTGGGCAAGCCCGGGAAGGAGCCGAGGAGCCAGCCAACCAATTACCCGATCAAAGGCAAGTTCGTCACTCCGGACCACGCTGACTGCAGATGGGCGGTGACCAAGCAGGAGGAGGGCATCGTGCTGAAGGTCGAGTGCACCCAACGGGACAACacgttttcctgtttcttcactGGCAATCCAACCTCATGCCTAGAGTTGCACAAAAACAACGCCTATTGGAAACAAATTGGCCGGAATCTGCGTTCTCAGAAGGTCATCTGTGGTGATGCCAAGAGTGTCCTGAAGACCAGGGTGTGCAGAAAGAAGTTTCCAGAATCGAATCTCAAGCTGGTGAACTCTACTCTAATTAGGATCAAGAAACCCAGCCAGGAGTTAATGGAGCCCTCTCCCATGGACACGGTTGAAGTGACTACCTCCTCCAGCCCAGAAAAGACCCAGACCATGGCCACCAAAGATCCTCAGTGTGAGGAGGAAGACTTGAAAAACCAAAGGAAGGCAGCCCTGGAGTACTGTGGGGAGACCTGGGGCTCTTTGTGCAATTTCTTCCTCTCCATGGTACAGGGCAGTTCATGCTAA